In Deltaproteobacteria bacterium, a single genomic region encodes these proteins:
- the cysN gene encoding sulfate adenylyltransferase subunit CysN, translating into MSANPAADGREFRAYVNAREDRDILRFITCGSVDDGKSTLIGRLLYESRLVFQDQLAKVECDSKRHGTQGDNLDLALLVDGLQAEREQGITIDVAYRMFSTDKRSFIVADTPGHEQYTRNMATGASTADLAVVLIDARKGVLPQTSRHTTILALLGVRRVVAAVNKMDLVDWSREVFDGIAAAYRDFARRLEVTDVTCIPVSALTGDNVTGPSTAMDWYGGPTLLQALESAEVAAGRESTPFRMPVQWVNRPSADFRGFAGTVASGLIRRGDPVMLCPSQKTSTVKRILGPDGDLDGARAGQAVTLTLADEVDVSRGDIVASAADPPSLSDQFACHIVWMHDNPLLPERPYLLKIGTRLAGAQITAIKHKLNVSTLEHTAARTLALNDIAYCNIGLDRRIAFDPYRELRETGGFILIDRYTYETVGAGMIEFGLWRGDNLTLHQLAIDKPARAAQKNQRACVLWLTGLSGAGKSATANAVERRLHAMGRHSYTLDGDNLRHGLTRDLGFTDADRVENVRRIAEVAKLFVDAGMIVLVSVISPFRDERSMAREMMDEGEFIEIFVDCPIEVCEQRDPKGLYRKARAGQIKNFTGVDSAYEPPDNPEIVLKTGERSVDEVADQVIDYLRSTVDHAR; encoded by the coding sequence ATGTCGGCCAATCCTGCGGCGGACGGCCGGGAGTTCCGCGCCTACGTGAACGCCCGCGAAGACAGGGACATCCTGCGCTTCATCACCTGCGGCAGCGTGGATGACGGCAAGTCCACGCTCATCGGCCGCCTGCTCTACGAATCGCGGCTGGTGTTCCAGGACCAACTCGCAAAGGTGGAGTGCGACAGCAAGCGGCACGGCACCCAGGGCGACAACCTCGACCTGGCGCTCCTGGTAGACGGCCTCCAGGCCGAACGCGAGCAGGGCATCACCATCGACGTCGCCTATCGCATGTTCTCCACCGACAAGCGTTCTTTCATCGTCGCCGACACCCCGGGACACGAGCAGTACACCCGCAACATGGCCACGGGCGCATCCACCGCCGATCTCGCGGTGGTGCTCATCGACGCCCGCAAGGGCGTGCTGCCCCAGACTTCCCGTCACACCACCATTCTGGCCCTTCTGGGTGTGCGCCGCGTGGTCGCGGCCGTCAACAAGATGGACCTCGTCGACTGGTCCAGGGAAGTCTTCGACGGCATCGCCGCCGCCTACCGTGACTTCGCGCGCCGGCTGGAGGTGACCGACGTCACCTGCATTCCGGTATCGGCTCTCACGGGCGACAACGTCACCGGGCCGTCAACGGCCATGGACTGGTATGGCGGGCCGACGCTGCTGCAGGCCCTGGAATCCGCCGAGGTGGCCGCCGGCCGCGAGAGCACGCCCTTCCGCATGCCCGTGCAGTGGGTGAACCGCCCCAGCGCCGATTTCCGCGGTTTCGCCGGCACCGTCGCGTCCGGGCTCATACGCCGCGGCGACCCCGTGATGTTGTGCCCCTCCCAAAAGACCTCGACCGTGAAACGCATCCTGGGCCCGGACGGCGACCTCGACGGCGCGCGCGCCGGCCAGGCCGTGACGCTCACGCTGGCGGACGAGGTCGACGTGAGCCGCGGCGACATCGTCGCCTCCGCCGCCGACCCGCCGAGCCTCAGCGACCAGTTCGCCTGCCATATCGTGTGGATGCACGACAACCCGCTGTTGCCCGAGCGTCCGTACCTTCTGAAGATCGGGACACGGTTGGCGGGGGCCCAGATAACGGCCATCAAGCACAAGCTAAACGTCAGCACGCTGGAGCACACCGCGGCCAGGACCCTCGCGCTCAACGACATCGCCTACTGCAACATCGGCCTCGACCGCCGGATCGCCTTCGATCCCTACCGGGAACTGCGGGAGACTGGCGGCTTCATCCTCATCGACCGCTACACCTACGAGACGGTGGGCGCGGGCATGATCGAATTCGGGCTGTGGCGGGGCGACAACCTGACGCTCCACCAGCTCGCCATCGACAAACCGGCGCGGGCGGCGCAGAAGAACCAGAGGGCCTGCGTCCTGTGGCTCACCGGATTGTCGGGGGCGGGCAAGTCGGCCACCGCCAACGCGGTGGAGCGGCGCCTGCACGCCATGGGGCGGCACAGCTACACCCTGGACGGCGACAACCTGAGGCACGGCCTGACCAGGGACCTGGGCTTCACCGACGCGGACCGGGTGGAGAACGTGCGGCGCATCGCCGAGGTCGCCAAGCTGTTTGTCGACGCGGGGATGATCGTTCTGGTCTCGGTGATCTCGCCCTTCCGCGACGAACGCAGCATGGCGCGCGAGATGATGGACGAGGGCGAGTTCATCGAGATCTTCGTCGACTGCCCCATCGAGGTCTGCGAGCAGCGCGACCCCAAGGGGCTCTACCGCAAGGCCCGGGCCGGCCAGATCAAGAACTTCACCGGAGTCGACAGCGCCTACGAGCCGCCCGACAATCCCGAAATCGTGTTGAAGACCGGCGAGCGAAGTGTCGACGAGGTCGCGGACCAGGTGATCGACTATCTCCGGTCGACAGTGGATCACGCGAGGTAA
- a CDS encoding DMT family transporter — translation MATLTALAAAFFFGSAHILVRYGMRTGSTTTAITFNIVTMGTVLLAVMGPLAEWTQASVPAVGWFMLAGAVAPLTTQFLFYAAISRVGVARASPLRNTSPLFAGVVAVAWLGEQWTLPLAGGTVLIILGATILGMRDARALTAFRKRDLLFAIAASVLGGIASPIRKFGYSMITSVPLAVCLTIMGSVGGLLVYLGAARGYRDVNLNRGAVLWFGLSGMVTSCGITSYMLALSRGDVVLVDPLIATTPLFSVAFTHLLLKEQERVTSKAVIGALLICAGGVVLTAF, via the coding sequence ATGGCAACCCTGACCGCCCTGGCAGCCGCGTTCTTCTTCGGCTCCGCCCATATCCTGGTGCGCTACGGCATGCGCACGGGCTCCACCACCACGGCCATCACCTTCAACATCGTCACCATGGGCACGGTGCTGCTGGCGGTCATGGGGCCCTTGGCCGAGTGGACGCAGGCGTCGGTGCCCGCGGTGGGCTGGTTCATGCTGGCCGGGGCGGTGGCGCCGCTCACGACCCAGTTTCTGTTCTACGCCGCCATCTCCAGGGTCGGCGTGGCCCGGGCCTCGCCGCTCAGGAATACCTCGCCGCTGTTCGCGGGCGTGGTGGCGGTGGCGTGGCTGGGGGAGCAGTGGACCCTGCCGCTGGCCGGCGGCACCGTGCTGATCATCCTGGGCGCGACGATTCTGGGGATGCGCGACGCCAGGGCCCTCACCGCCTTCCGCAAGCGCGACCTGCTGTTCGCCATCGCCGCTTCGGTCCTGGGCGGCATCGCCAGCCCCATCCGCAAGTTCGGCTACTCGATGATCACTTCGGTGCCGCTGGCCGTCTGCCTGACGATCATGGGGAGCGTCGGCGGCCTGTTGGTCTACCTGGGAGCGGCGCGCGGCTACCGCGACGTAAACCTCAATCGCGGGGCGGTGCTGTGGTTCGGCCTTTCGGGCATGGTGACCAGTTGCGGCATCACGTCCTACATGCTTGCACTGAGCCGCGGCGACGTGGTGCTGGTGGACCCCCTGATCGCCACCACGCCGCTGTTCTCGGTGGCCTTCACCCACCTGCTGCTCAAGGAGCAGGAACGGGTCACGTCCAAGGCGGTCATCGGCGCCCTCCTGATCTGCGCGGGAGGCGTGGTGCTGACGGCGTTTTAA
- the yfcD gene encoding NUDIX hydrolase YfcD: MTDPGDEIVAVVDEDNRVVGSAPRREMRARRLPHRSTYILVFNSRGEVYVQKRTQTKDVFPGYYDPAAGGVVLAGESYLNGATRELEEEMGIRDVPLESLFEFYHADDHSRVWGAAYRCVYDGPVTLQEEEVESGAFMTVDAVFQAATTQPFTPDGLYVLRRYAETARG, encoded by the coding sequence ATGACGGATCCGGGCGATGAAATCGTGGCCGTCGTGGACGAGGACAACCGCGTCGTGGGGTCCGCACCGCGGCGGGAGATGCGCGCGCGGCGGCTGCCGCACCGTAGCACCTATATCCTCGTCTTCAACTCGCGCGGCGAAGTCTACGTGCAGAAGCGCACCCAGACCAAGGACGTGTTCCCGGGCTACTACGATCCCGCGGCCGGCGGCGTGGTGCTGGCGGGCGAGAGCTATCTCAACGGTGCGACGCGCGAGCTCGAGGAGGAGATGGGCATCCGCGATGTCCCGCTGGAGAGCCTGTTCGAGTTCTACCACGCCGACGACCACAGCCGCGTCTGGGGGGCGGCCTACCGCTGCGTTTACGACGGGCCGGTGACTCTACAGGAAGAAGAGGTGGAGAGCGGCGCGTTCATGACGGTGGACGCGGTCTTTCAGGCCGCGACGACCCAGCCCTTCACGCCGGACGGCCTGTACGTGCTGCGGCGCTACGCGGAAACGGCTCGCGGCTAG
- the tmk gene encoding dTMP kinase: MLRFLTIEGGDGSGKSRHIRLLDEYLDARRVPRLLTREPGDTPLGKELRRLLLERGPRSPSREAELFMILADRAQHVREVVRPALEQGKLVISDRFADSTLAYQGYGRGMDLDLLRRLNHEATGGTTPDLTIVLDCPVEVALARAAERPDPRSAREDRFEAEGAAFQRRVRDGFLKLAEADPERYRVVDSEGAVEETQEQMRRIVDERLGGYAAASG, translated from the coding sequence ATGCTGCGTTTTTTGACCATAGAGGGCGGCGACGGATCGGGGAAAAGCCGGCACATCCGGCTGCTGGACGAGTATCTGGACGCACGGCGGGTGCCGCGGCTGCTGACGCGGGAGCCGGGCGACACGCCTCTGGGCAAGGAGTTGCGCAGGCTCCTGCTGGAGCGCGGCCCGCGGTCGCCTTCACGGGAGGCCGAGCTGTTCATGATCCTGGCCGACCGGGCGCAGCACGTCCGGGAGGTGGTCCGTCCCGCTCTCGAACAGGGCAAGCTGGTGATCTCGGACCGTTTCGCCGATTCTACCCTGGCCTACCAGGGTTACGGGCGCGGCATGGATCTGGACCTGTTGCGGCGCTTGAACCACGAGGCGACGGGCGGGACCACGCCCGATCTGACGATCGTCCTGGACTGCCCCGTGGAGGTGGCCCTGGCACGGGCGGCCGAGCGGCCGGACCCACGGTCGGCGCGCGAGGACCGGTTCGAGGCCGAGGGCGCCGCCTTCCAGCGCCGGGTGCGTGACGGGTTCCTCAAGCTGGCCGAGGCCGACCCGGAGCGCTATCGGGTGGTGGATTCGGAAGGTGCGGTCGAGGAAACCCAGGAGCAGATGCGGCGCATCGTCGACGAAAGGCTGGGCGGTTATGCAGCCGCCAGCGGGTGA
- the holB gene encoding DNA polymerase III subunit delta', which yields MLLGFHEIVGHEGQIALLRRAVERDRLHHAYLFVGPEGTGKRTVATALTAAVQCSAGAGEACGECASCQAVEHDNHPDVHWLEVRKGKRDITIEQVRGLQQQLALHRFNGKKKVAVIDPLTLMNLHAQNALLKTLEEPPDHSLLILIAESTGGVLPTVLSRCLRLPFFPLTVEQVAAIVARREGITEDRAMLLASLSYGSLGKALAGEDEALLEQRRECFRRLAALSPDDARGISELAEEMGKDREQALRFLDWVRGWLRDIMVLQVTGSAAAVCNRDLLEPLQRAAAARRVQESTAALAEIDNVTRSIHRNFNRRMVLEGFIPGILGQQ from the coding sequence ATGCTGCTCGGCTTTCACGAAATCGTCGGCCATGAAGGGCAGATCGCGTTGCTGCGGCGCGCCGTCGAGCGCGACCGGCTGCACCATGCCTACCTGTTCGTCGGCCCGGAGGGAACGGGGAAGCGGACCGTTGCCACGGCCCTGACAGCCGCGGTCCAGTGTTCCGCCGGCGCCGGCGAGGCCTGCGGCGAGTGCGCAAGTTGCCAGGCCGTCGAGCATGACAACCACCCGGACGTGCACTGGCTGGAGGTGCGCAAAGGCAAGCGCGACATCACCATCGAGCAGGTGCGGGGGCTGCAGCAACAGTTGGCGCTGCACCGCTTCAACGGGAAGAAGAAGGTCGCCGTCATCGACCCGTTGACGCTCATGAACCTGCACGCCCAGAACGCGCTGCTCAAGACGCTGGAGGAGCCGCCGGACCATTCCTTGCTGATTCTCATCGCCGAGAGCACCGGCGGTGTGCTGCCCACGGTGCTGTCGCGCTGCCTGCGGCTGCCTTTCTTTCCCTTGACGGTGGAGCAGGTGGCGGCCATCGTGGCGCGGCGCGAGGGGATCACCGAGGACCGGGCGATGCTGCTGGCCAGTCTCAGCTACGGGAGCCTCGGCAAGGCGCTGGCGGGCGAGGACGAGGCGCTCCTGGAACAGCGCCGGGAGTGCTTCCGCCGGCTGGCGGCGCTGTCGCCGGACGACGCGCGCGGCATCTCGGAGCTCGCCGAAGAGATGGGCAAGGACCGGGAACAGGCCCTGCGCTTCCTGGACTGGGTGCGGGGATGGCTGCGGGACATCATGGTGCTGCAGGTCACGGGCTCGGCCGCGGCCGTGTGCAACCGGGACCTGCTGGAGCCGCTCCAACGGGCGGCCGCCGCCCGGCGCGTGCAGGAATCCACCGCCGCCCTGGCCGAGATCGACAACGTGACCCGGTCCATTCACCGCAATTTCAACCGGCGCATGGTGCTGGAGGGCTTCATTCCCGGTATCCTGGGCCAACAATAG